The following proteins are co-located in the Takifugu flavidus isolate HTHZ2018 chromosome 16, ASM371156v2, whole genome shotgun sequence genome:
- the atl1 gene encoding atlastin-1 isoform X2 → MSKHRKDRDSWGSLSDKNVYDWSSEEEEPDGRARPIQVLLVKDDHTFELDEAALSRILLAEEVREREVVAVSVAGAFRKGKSFLMDFMLRYMYKQASEDWLGDNEEPLTGFSWRGGSERETTGIQIWSEVFLVDKPDGRKVAVLLMDTQGTFDSQSTLRDSATVFALSTMISSMQVYNISQNVQEDDLQHLQLFTEYGRLAMEETFLKPFQSLIFLVRDWSFPYEFPYGQEGGMKFLEKRLKISENQHEELQNVRKHIHSCFTNISCFLMPHPGLKVATNPNFDGRIAEIDGDFLNNLKVLVPWLLSPRNIDVKEINGSKITCRGLLEYFKAYIKIYQGEELPHPKSMLQATAEANNLAAVAAAKDLYNKKMEDVCGGDRPFLAPNELQARHGAIREEALQVFRGVKKMGGEEFSRRYLQQLESEIDEVFVQYIKHNDSKNIFHAARTPATLFVVIFVMYVAAGITGFVGVDIIASLCNMILGLALITLCTWAYIRYSGEYRELGAVIDQVAGALWDQGSTNEALYKLYNVAANHRHLYHHAFPGHQVEEAAGERDKKRD, encoded by the exons ATGTCGAAACACCGTAAAGACAGAGACAGCTGGG GGTCCCTCAGTGACAAAAATGTCTACGActggagctcagaggaggaggagcctgatgGACGGGCCCGGCCCATTCAGGTGCTGCTGGTCAAAGACGACCACACCTTTGAGCTGGACGAGGCGGCGCTGAGCCGCATCCTGCTGGCCGAGGAGGTCAGGGAGCGCGAGGTGGTGGCCGTGTCCGTGGCCGGAGCCTTCCGGAAGGGCAAGTCCTTCCTCATGGACTTCATGCTGCGTTACATGTACAAGCAG GCGTCAGAAGACTGGCTGGGAGACAACGAGGAGCCTCTGACTGGTTTTTCCTGGAGAGGGGGCTCGGAGAGGGAGACCACTGGGATTCAGATCTGGAGCGAAGTCTTCCTCGTGGACAAACCGGATGGTAGAAAG GTGGCCGTGCTGCTAATGGACACTCAGGGCACGTTTGACAGCCAGTCAACGCTGAGGGATTCAGCCACCGTGTTCGCCTTGAGCACCATGATCAGCTCCATGCAG GTTTACAACATCTCTCAGAATGTACAAGAGGACGACCTTCAGCATTTGCAG CTTTTTACCGAGTACGGCAGACTTGCCATGGAGGAGACGTTCCTCAAACCGTTTCAG TCCCTGATTTTCCTCGTCCGGGACTGGAGCTTCCCGTACGAGTTCCCCTACGGGCAGGAGGGAGGCATGAAGTTCCTGGAGAAGAGACTGAAG ATCTCGGAGAACCAGCACGAGGAGCTGCAGAACGTGCGTAAACACATCCACTCCTGCTTCACCAACATCTCCTGCTTCCTGATGCCCCACCCCGGCCTCAAAGTGGCCACCAACCCCAACTTTGATGGGAGGATCGCAG AGATCGACGGTGATTTCCTAAACAACCTGAAGGTTCTGGTCCCGTGGCTCCTCAGCCCCCGAAACATCGACGTGAAGGAGATCAACGGCAGCAAAATCACATGCAGAGGCCTGCTGGAGTACTTCAAG GCATACATCAAAATATACCAGGGGGAGGAGCTACCACATCCCAAGTCCATGCTGCAG GCCACAGCGGAGGCGAACAATCTGGCGGCGGTCGCTGCTGCGAAGGATCTGTACAACAAGAAAATGGAGGAT GTGTGCGGGGGCGACCGGCCATTCCTGGCCCCCAACGAGCTGCAGGCGCGACACGGCGCCATCCGGGAGGAGGCCCTGCAGGTGTTCCGCGGCGTGAAGAAGATGGGAGGCGAAGAGTTCAGCCGCCgctacctgcagcagctggagagcgAGATCGACGAGGTGTTTGTCCAGTACATCAAGCACAATGACTCCAAGAACATTTTTCACGCCGCCCGCACGCCGGCCACTCTGTTCGTGGTCATCTTCGTCATGTACGTGGCCGCCGGCATCACTGGCTTCGTGGGCGTGGACATCATCGCCAGCCTGTGCAACATGATCCTGGGCCTGGCCCTCATCACGCTCTGCACCTGGGCCTACATCCGCTACTCCGGGGAGTACCGGGAGCTCGGCGCCGTCATCGACCAGGTGGCCGGTGCGCTGTGGGACCAG GGGAGCACAAATGAG GCTCTCTACAAGCTGTATAACgtagcagccaatcacaggcacCTCTACCACCACGCCTTCCCTGGGCACCAGGTGGAAGAGGCCGCGGGGGAGCGGGACAAGAAGCGGGACTGA
- the atl1 gene encoding atlastin-1 isoform X1, producing the protein MSKHRKDRDSWGEWSLSDKNVYDWSSEEEEPDGRARPIQVLLVKDDHTFELDEAALSRILLAEEVREREVVAVSVAGAFRKGKSFLMDFMLRYMYKQASEDWLGDNEEPLTGFSWRGGSERETTGIQIWSEVFLVDKPDGRKVAVLLMDTQGTFDSQSTLRDSATVFALSTMISSMQVYNISQNVQEDDLQHLQLFTEYGRLAMEETFLKPFQSLIFLVRDWSFPYEFPYGQEGGMKFLEKRLKISENQHEELQNVRKHIHSCFTNISCFLMPHPGLKVATNPNFDGRIAEIDGDFLNNLKVLVPWLLSPRNIDVKEINGSKITCRGLLEYFKAYIKIYQGEELPHPKSMLQATAEANNLAAVAAAKDLYNKKMEDVCGGDRPFLAPNELQARHGAIREEALQVFRGVKKMGGEEFSRRYLQQLESEIDEVFVQYIKHNDSKNIFHAARTPATLFVVIFVMYVAAGITGFVGVDIIASLCNMILGLALITLCTWAYIRYSGEYRELGAVIDQVAGALWDQGSTNEALYKLYNVAANHRHLYHHAFPGHQVEEAAGERDKKRD; encoded by the exons ATGTCGAAACACCGTAAAGACAGAGACAGCTGGGGTGAGT GGTCCCTCAGTGACAAAAATGTCTACGActggagctcagaggaggaggagcctgatgGACGGGCCCGGCCCATTCAGGTGCTGCTGGTCAAAGACGACCACACCTTTGAGCTGGACGAGGCGGCGCTGAGCCGCATCCTGCTGGCCGAGGAGGTCAGGGAGCGCGAGGTGGTGGCCGTGTCCGTGGCCGGAGCCTTCCGGAAGGGCAAGTCCTTCCTCATGGACTTCATGCTGCGTTACATGTACAAGCAG GCGTCAGAAGACTGGCTGGGAGACAACGAGGAGCCTCTGACTGGTTTTTCCTGGAGAGGGGGCTCGGAGAGGGAGACCACTGGGATTCAGATCTGGAGCGAAGTCTTCCTCGTGGACAAACCGGATGGTAGAAAG GTGGCCGTGCTGCTAATGGACACTCAGGGCACGTTTGACAGCCAGTCAACGCTGAGGGATTCAGCCACCGTGTTCGCCTTGAGCACCATGATCAGCTCCATGCAG GTTTACAACATCTCTCAGAATGTACAAGAGGACGACCTTCAGCATTTGCAG CTTTTTACCGAGTACGGCAGACTTGCCATGGAGGAGACGTTCCTCAAACCGTTTCAG TCCCTGATTTTCCTCGTCCGGGACTGGAGCTTCCCGTACGAGTTCCCCTACGGGCAGGAGGGAGGCATGAAGTTCCTGGAGAAGAGACTGAAG ATCTCGGAGAACCAGCACGAGGAGCTGCAGAACGTGCGTAAACACATCCACTCCTGCTTCACCAACATCTCCTGCTTCCTGATGCCCCACCCCGGCCTCAAAGTGGCCACCAACCCCAACTTTGATGGGAGGATCGCAG AGATCGACGGTGATTTCCTAAACAACCTGAAGGTTCTGGTCCCGTGGCTCCTCAGCCCCCGAAACATCGACGTGAAGGAGATCAACGGCAGCAAAATCACATGCAGAGGCCTGCTGGAGTACTTCAAG GCATACATCAAAATATACCAGGGGGAGGAGCTACCACATCCCAAGTCCATGCTGCAG GCCACAGCGGAGGCGAACAATCTGGCGGCGGTCGCTGCTGCGAAGGATCTGTACAACAAGAAAATGGAGGAT GTGTGCGGGGGCGACCGGCCATTCCTGGCCCCCAACGAGCTGCAGGCGCGACACGGCGCCATCCGGGAGGAGGCCCTGCAGGTGTTCCGCGGCGTGAAGAAGATGGGAGGCGAAGAGTTCAGCCGCCgctacctgcagcagctggagagcgAGATCGACGAGGTGTTTGTCCAGTACATCAAGCACAATGACTCCAAGAACATTTTTCACGCCGCCCGCACGCCGGCCACTCTGTTCGTGGTCATCTTCGTCATGTACGTGGCCGCCGGCATCACTGGCTTCGTGGGCGTGGACATCATCGCCAGCCTGTGCAACATGATCCTGGGCCTGGCCCTCATCACGCTCTGCACCTGGGCCTACATCCGCTACTCCGGGGAGTACCGGGAGCTCGGCGCCGTCATCGACCAGGTGGCCGGTGCGCTGTGGGACCAG GGGAGCACAAATGAG GCTCTCTACAAGCTGTATAACgtagcagccaatcacaggcacCTCTACCACCACGCCTTCCCTGGGCACCAGGTGGAAGAGGCCGCGGGGGAGCGGGACAAGAAGCGGGACTGA